In Nicotiana tabacum cultivar K326 chromosome 11, ASM71507v2, whole genome shotgun sequence, a single window of DNA contains:
- the LOC142165999 gene encoding secreted RxLR effector protein 161-like: MIGSLLYLTASRPNILFSVGLCTRFQANLKESHLKAVKRILRYLKGTPDLCLGYPRGYNSDLVGYNADCVGFHVDIKSTSRKAHFLGSCLVSGGTKKQNSVALSTAETKYVAAITCCAQLL, encoded by the coding sequence TGATTGGATCACTATTGTATCTTACTGCAAGTAGGCCTAATATTTTGTTCAGTGTGGGTCTATGTacaagatttcaggcaaatctcAAAGAGTCTCACTTAAAGGCAGTCAAGAGAATACTTAGATATCTTAAAGGAACTCCTGATTTGTGTCTAGGGTATCCAAGAGGATATAACTCTGACCTAGTTGGTTATAATGCTGACTGTGTAGGTTTTCATGTTGACATTAAAAGTACTTCAAGAAAAGCACATTTTCTTGGTTCATGCCTGGTGTCTGGGGGAACAAagaagcaaaactcagtggctctATCTACGGCTGAAACAAAATATGTAGCAGCAATAACTTGCTGTGCTCAATTGCTATAG